A segment of the Onychomys torridus chromosome 16, mOncTor1.1, whole genome shotgun sequence genome:
GAATGTAAGCTCTACCCTGTCACTCTCCTCAGCCATCCTAGCTTTAGTCCCCTTGGTCACGTGGTTGGCCAGGACTTGCTCTGAACATTAGAGAAAGAAAGTCGCGTAGGGCTGGCGCTCCGTGGAAAGAGCACTGGTCCAGCAGGTGCTGCTGTGTCTCACTCAGGTGAAGAAAGCCAGTTTCCTTGGGTTTTATATTTCATTCGCCGTTATTAGGCAAGCCAGTGTTTTGTCTGGAGATTACCGAAATAGGTAAATTATACGTTCTCTTAAATATTCAGTCTTAAAGGCcgaaaatattgaaaattatgACTTGACTAATTATTTTCCAAGGAATTAgatttttatgattttctgtCTTCATGTTGATATATTTAAGTGAGCTGAGGCTTTTTGAACAACCACAGTTTTAAGTCAGTTTCAAAACTCTACCCAACCCTAAATCACTCAGCCTTGCATGTCTCCCATCAACTGTGAATGCAACAAGACCATGGTTTGTTTATACTGGGATAGGGTAAGAtaaagtgtgtgttggggtgggggggtctgGGGGACAGAGAGGTAAATATGATCAGAATAccttgtatgcatgtatgaaattctaaagaattaatgaaaaatagtatttaaagACTGGTGACCTCATATATTGAGTTTTTGTGATCTTTACAGATTGCCACACTGTGATGACACTGGTCCCGTAACTCCTGATCCACACACAGAGCTCCTTGGTCCTCAGAGGAAAACAGAACAAATCCCAAGAAACATTGGCTTTTGGTGCCCAAAGCATCTGAAGGCTTCAGGAGAGCAAGGCTATAAGTTCCTGGGAATTGACCAGTGTGCCCCTCCGTGCCCcaacatgtattttaaaagtgatgAGCTGGACTTTGCCAAAAGTTTTATAGGAATAGTTTCCATATTTTGTCTTTGTGCAACTCTGTtcacatttcttacatttttaattgatgtTAGAAGATTCAGATACCCAGAGAGACCAATTATATATTACTCTGTCTGCTACAGCATTGTCTCTCTCATGTACTTTGTTGGGTTTTTGCTGGGCAATAGCACAGCTTGTAATAAGGCAGACGAGAAGCTGGAGCTCGGGAACACAGTCGTTTTGGGCTCGAAGAATAAGGCTTGCAGTGTggtgtttatgtttttgtattttttcacaaTGGCTGGCACTGTGTGGTGGGTGATTCTCACCATTACTTGGTTCTTAGCTGCAGGAAGAAAGTGGAGTTGTGAAGCCATTGAACAGAAGGCGGTGTGGTTCCACGCGGTTGCCTGGGGAATGCCTGGCTTCCTGACTGTCACGCTGCTCGCTATGAACAAAGTCGAGGGGGACAATATTAGCGGAGTTTGCTTCGTGGGCCTTTATGACCTGGATGCCTCTCGGTACtttgtcctcttgcctctgtgcctctgtgtgtttgttgggCTGTCTCTCCTTTTAGCTGGCATCATTTCCTTAAATCATGTTCGACAAGTTATACAACATGATGGCCGAAACcaagagaaactgaagaaatTCATGATTCGAATTGGAGTCTTCAGTGGGCTGTATCTTGTGCCCTTAGTGACGCTTCTTGGTTGCTATGTCTATGAGCTAGTGAACAGGATCACCTGGGAGATAACTTGGTTCTCCGATCACTGTCGCCAGTACCGCATCCCATGTCCTTATCAGGTAGGAGCCATCATTTGGATTATGCCTCTATTTATTTTTCGTGTTCCTGGAAATGCTCTTGTATTAGTCGTGGTCAGAAAATTAGACTTCAGTTTGAGAAGACCTAACAGATACAGGGAGTCAGTCCTTCCCTGAGCGCCAGTCAGGCTGGGCGACAGTCTAAGAGTTCACTCCTCAAGCAGTAATTCTAATTACAGTTATGATACAGCAAGTCTCCCGTAGTTATTTTAAGCACTGAATTGAAAACAACAATTAAATTGGGTTATAAAAGCAGATTAACAATTATGAAGAATAGGCCTCACCAGAGGgataaaaggaaaagtaaattcTACTGAATTGGAGAGGGTTTACTGTTTTTTCCCAACTCTTCCTTTGGTAGGAAACCCCCATGTTTGGGTTTAACCTTTTGTGCAGTGTGTGCTTCTAAAAACAGAACTGATTCAGCCCAGCCCATCCTGTCATTCTTAACTGAGAAAGAACACACAATTGAAAATGGGTTTCATGTGTCTCTGATGCTTATGATTAGTATAAAgtgctgtttttaaaatgaaaaattgtaaattcctgaaaatatataatttcttaaAGTTGAGTTTTTAAGTGCTGGGGTAAATGTTACTAGTGTGCAGTGTGCCTATATACTTAGCAGGCTGGGGTAAATGTTAGTAGTGTGCAGTATGCCTATATACTTAGGAGGCTGGGGTAAATGTTAGTAGTGTGCAGTGTGCCTATATACTTAGCAGGCTGGGGTAAATGTTAGTAGTGTGCAGTGTGCCTATATACTTAGCAGGCTGGGGTAAATGTTAGTAGTGTGCAGTGTGCCTATATACTTAGCAGGCTGGGGTAAATGTTAGTAGTGTGCAGTGTGCCTATATACTTAGCAGGCTGGGGTAGATGTTAGTAGTGTGCAGTGTGCCTATATACTTAGCAGGCTGGGGTAAATGTTAGTAGTGTGCAGTGTGCCTATATACTTAGCAGGCTGGGGTAAATGTTAGTAGTGTGCAGTGTGCCTATATACTTAGCAGGCTGGGGTAAATGTTAGTAGTGTGCAGTGTGCCTATATACTTAGCAGGCTGGGGTAGAAGAGTtgttgagtttgaagtcagcctgggcaatATAGTAAGACTCTCTccaataaattaattaaagcaacaTTTTAGGGTTCTGTCTggctgggatgtagcttagtggcagagtCCTCGCATAGTGTGAGTAAGGTCCTGGGATGTACCAGacagcttccctccctccttccctccctccctccctccctccctccctccctccacccctccctatTCCTCCTATTCTTTGGCTTCTGAAGAATCACTTTAAATATCTAAGGAGGAGCACTACAGCATTACTTGCCGTTGGAGCTATGCGGGAAGTAATCTAAGGATGTTGAAATAGGGTCTGATTGAGTGAGGTAGAACTCACGAGCCTTGAAAAGCAAAGCTCTGTTAGTGCTGGTGTGCGTGGGGCTAGGCATATTAATTAGCACAAAAAACAAGATTAATGCAATCTGCACAATACTTTTATACTTGAACACTTACTATAGTATTTGAAAATGTATGCTTTAAACAAAAGTGTGATTCTACTTTTTATGAAATTTCTACATTTTCACATCTTACTAATATTTGTTTTGTGGCAGCCaaacaaattttaatataatgttCATCGGTGCAGAAGGACTAGAAAACAGGAGTTTgattagtttttagtttttcctttttatgcatatgagtgttggcctgtatgtgtgtatatggccGCATGTGTGTATAGGagtgtttgtctgcatatatatatgcacatgaacaTTTGGTGCCACAAAGGACGGGAGAGGGCGCTGGAGCGGAGCTGTGGAGGGTCGTGACACAccttatgtagttagagttttcctgcctggcccagagtcaggacaaatctctcttacccaccagtcccacagtcgctcagacccaaccaagaaagcacacagaaattacattgtttagaaactgtatggccgtggcaggcttcttgttatctacttcttctatcttaaattaacccatttttcttagtctatactttgccacatggcttgtggcttaccagagtctttacatgttgcttttcatggtggcggctggcggtgtctctctccacccagccttccacctcccagaattctcttctctcttgtcccgcctatacttcctgcctggccactggccaaacagaattttatttatacagagtgatatccacagtaacCGTATGATGCTAGGGcctgaacctgagttctctgccAGAGAAGCCAGTGTTCCCAGCTGCTGAGCCGTCCTTCTAGccctaaatatattttaaatgtagattaTAGTGAAGGAAAGTAGGTAAATACTTATGGACAAATACCTTAGCAATTATGAGAGGCCACTCTACTAATAGGAGAGGAAAAGGTTAACAGGTCATGCCAAGATTCTGAAAATCATAAGTATTTTTCTCTGTGAGAGCCATATTTTGATATACATATAAGTTCCTTGTTCAGAACttcataaaaatgtattgaaCTTAAAATATTGTTCCTTATATCATTTATTCAAACCTTTTGCCGTAAAACAGACTGAAGATTTATAGTTTGCTTGAACTTTACTTTGACAATGCagattttcttgatattttaaatatgttcttatttattttgtttttgtaggcAAACACAGAAGCTCGACCAGAATTGGCTTTATTTATGATAAAGTACCTGATGACATTAATTGTTGGTATCTCTGCGGTCTTCTGGGTTGGAAGTAAAAAGACATGCGCAGAGTGGGCCGGGTTCTTTAAACGGAACCGCAAGCGAGAGTAAGTGCAGACTGTTTATCCTCAGATTGGTCTAAAGTAAACGGAACAAATACCGATGTTTTTACCTAAAATGATAACAGTTCAAAATATTGATACTCTGTAATATCAATACATACTTAGGAGTAAATAGTTCATTTTGGTTCtttatatatactgtatataatgtgctgtagatttcttttatttcccaCTGATTTTATTATCACACTCTTCATGTTACAGACTTCATAACTATAGAGGGACAAGTGGGGCCTGCCTGCAGCCTCCACACTTGGTggctagaggcaggaagatggcaaaTTTGAGGCTCACTGggatagcaagaccctgtctccaaaatgttTTAATTCAGAACTATATGCTTTTCcactaataatttttgaaaactgaaattttcGTTTAACTGggctttattattttcattgttatccGTGTGTATCTCATATTTATGTATCCATACTAACTTTACTATAACTTGCCAACTTCAATTTTAGGAAATGGGGTCATTGATTATACTGTGTCCTCTTTCTTCTGGCTTGCCCCTATGTTTAGCATATTTCTGTGTGGTACAAACACAGTCAGTCTCATTGGGATGATTGTATTTCCTTGCCTTCAGTCTTTGGTTTTTGACTGTTTAATTTCTCACCAGTGTGCTGCTTCTGTTAGCAAAAGCAAAAAAGGTGTTTGCACAAAAGATTTCAGGATCTAGGAatcccaggtttttgttt
Coding sequences within it:
- the Fzd6 gene encoding frizzled-6 — translated: MEMPPFLWLCLFLPMVRGHSLFTCEPITVPRCMKMAYNMTFFPNLMGHYDQGIAAEKMEHFLPLANLECSPNVEIFLCQAFIPTCTEQIHVVPPCRKLCKTVYSDCKDLIDTFGVQWPEELECNRLPHCDDTGPVTPDPHTELLGPQRKTEQIPRNIGFWCPKHLKASGEQGYKFLGIDQCAPPCPNMYFKSDELDFAKSFIGIVSIFCLCATLFTFLTFLIDVRRFRYPERPIIYYSVCYSIVSLMYFVGFLLGNSTACNKADEKLELGNTVVLGSKNKACSVVFMFLYFFTMAGTVWWVILTITWFLAAGRKWSCEAIEQKAVWFHAVAWGMPGFLTVTLLAMNKVEGDNISGVCFVGLYDLDASRYFVLLPLCLCVFVGLSLLLAGIISLNHVRQVIQHDGRNQEKLKKFMIRIGVFSGLYLVPLVTLLGCYVYELVNRITWEITWFSDHCRQYRIPCPYQANTEARPELALFMIKYLMTLIVGISAVFWVGSKKTCAEWAGFFKRNRKRDPISESRRVLQESCEFFLKHNSKVKHKQKHYKPGSHKLKVISKSMGTSTGVTADHGTSAMAIADHDYLGRETSTEVQTSPEVSVKEVRADRAKDRDCGEPASPAVSSCKLSGEQNDRKGRAGSVKEKSSVSEGAPSEGRVSPKSDITETALMKSSNLQVPSSPEPSSLKGSTSLLVHSASAVRKEQGAAGHSDT